In the Gossypium arboreum isolate Shixiya-1 chromosome 10, ASM2569848v2, whole genome shotgun sequence genome, one interval contains:
- the LOC108489390 gene encoding probable aquaporin PIP2-5 produces MAKEGENSTFHARDYVDPPPAPLIDASELKKWSFYRALIAEFIATMLFLYITVLTVIGHKSQVATSPDACSGVGLLGIAWAFGGMIFILVYCTAGISGGHINPAVTFGLFLARKVSLIRAIAYMVAQSLGAICGVGMVKAFQSAYYNRYGGGANTLADGYSTGTGLGAEIIGTFVLVYTVFSATDPKRKARDSHVPVLAPLPIGFAVFMVHLATIPITGTGINPARSIGAAVVFNNKKAWDDHWIFWVGPMIGAAIAAFYHQFILRAGAAKALGSFRSQTHV; encoded by the exons ATGGCAAAAGAAGGAGAGAACAGCACTTTCCATGCCAGGGATTATGTTGACCCTCCACCAGCACCATTGATTGATGCTTCAGAGCTTAAGAAATGGTCATTTTACAGAGCATTGATAGCTGAGTTCATTGCAACTATGCTCTTCCTTTACATCACAGTCTTGACTGTGATTGGTCACAAGAGCCAAGTTGCTACCTCCCCTGACGCATGTTCTGGTGTTGGCCTTCTTGGTATTGCTTGGGCCTTTGGTGGCATGATCTTCATCCTTGTTTACTGCACTGCTGGTATTTCTG GGGGTCATATTAACCCAGCAGTGACATTTGGGCTGTTTTTGGCTCGTAAGGTCTCATTGATCCGAGCCATTGCATACATGGTGGCTCAGTCATTGGGAGCCATATGTGGGGTTGGGATGGTTAAGGCATTCCAATCAGCATACTACAACAGGTATGGAGGTGGAGCCAACACTCTAGCAGATGGTTACAGCACAGGCACTGGTTTGGGTGCAGAAATTATTGGAACCTTTGTGTTGGTTTACACTGTTTTCTCTGCTACTGATCCTAAGAGGAAGGCTAGAGACTCCCATGTCCCT GTATTGGCTCCCCTCCCCATTGGATTTGCTGTATTCATGGTTCATTTGGCTACCATCCCAATCACCGGCACTGGCATCAACCCTGCTAGAAGTATTGGAGCTGCTGTTGTCTTCAACAACAAGAAAGCTTGGGATGATCAT TGGATTTTCTGGGTTGGTCCCATGATTGGAGCAGCCATAGCAGCATTCTACCACCAATTCA